A single region of the Selenomonas sp. oral taxon 920 genome encodes:
- a CDS encoding ABC transporter substrate-binding protein: protein MKKNLIALLALIMVLAALVGCGTENAAQGKQERTRTVTDIDGTEVTIPANIERIADLWHANNQVVLLLGGADKLVTTTKNVQGLPWFAQVYPRIAEISAPVKGTDVNWEEVEKEKPQVVLASSKEQIETARKNGYTAVRVNFATYDGLRKVVKITGDVLGGDAVKNAETYLSYLDEKTKFTDERTKKLSDADRPVVLHIVGGDDLFKVDGVDTIIDEWIRYGGGRNAITAKGPQIKTTIEEVLKADPDIIIIGGTQSAKGIEAIKNDPQWSSIKAVKNGRIYANPVGTFNWDRYSAESALQLLWAAQTIQPKLFADVDLVKETVDFYKRFLHYDLSEADAQRVIKGEAPAK from the coding sequence ATGAAGAAAAATCTCATCGCGCTGCTGGCTCTCATCATGGTGCTTGCAGCACTCGTGGGCTGCGGGACGGAGAACGCCGCGCAGGGTAAGCAGGAAAGGACGCGCACGGTCACGGACATTGACGGCACGGAGGTCACGATCCCGGCAAACATCGAGCGCATCGCCGACCTCTGGCACGCGAACAATCAGGTCGTGCTGCTCCTCGGCGGCGCGGATAAGCTCGTCACGACAACGAAGAACGTGCAGGGGCTCCCGTGGTTCGCGCAGGTCTATCCGCGCATTGCGGAGATCTCCGCACCCGTCAAGGGCACGGATGTGAACTGGGAAGAGGTCGAGAAGGAGAAGCCGCAGGTCGTGCTTGCGAGCAGTAAGGAACAGATCGAGACGGCACGCAAGAACGGCTATACGGCGGTGCGTGTCAACTTTGCGACCTATGACGGGCTGCGCAAGGTAGTGAAGATCACGGGCGATGTGCTCGGCGGCGATGCTGTGAAGAACGCGGAGACGTACCTCTCCTACCTCGACGAGAAGACGAAGTTTACGGATGAGCGCACGAAGAAGCTCAGCGATGCCGACCGCCCCGTCGTGCTCCACATCGTCGGCGGCGACGACCTCTTCAAGGTGGACGGCGTGGATACGATCATCGACGAGTGGATTCGCTACGGCGGCGGGCGTAACGCGATCACAGCGAAGGGACCACAGATCAAGACAACCATCGAGGAAGTCCTCAAGGCGGATCCGGATATCATCATCATCGGCGGTACGCAGTCCGCAAAGGGCATCGAGGCAATCAAGAACGATCCGCAGTGGTCGAGCATCAAGGCGGTCAAAAACGGGCGCATCTATGCGAACCCCGTCGGCACGTTCAACTGGGATCGCTACAGTGCCGAGTCCGCGCTGCAGCTTCTCTGGGCGGCACAGACGATCCAGCCGAAGCTCTTTGCCGATGTCGATCTCGTGAAGGAGACGGTGGACTTCTACAAGCGTTTCCTCCACTATGATCTGAGCGAGGCAGATGCACAGCGCGTCATCAAGGGCGAAGCGCCTGCGAAGTAA
- a CDS encoding YwqG family protein, protein MKTAQEYIEERSFFEAIKTLNETPEVDRDALWNYRMGYALYFYAINRYPKLCVLRLALGYLERADEDTASKAEIERVFYGKPGGMTARCQEAVENKHGWYAEEPASMSVEQLVREAQAEHERVRREVTAFFERTQRREIAISHHPAQEKLPVGASKFYGTPDLPADFDWPYYKGTDFEGVTKNRPLAFLAQINLGEAAQYDRTGLLPKTGVLSFFYETVSMEWGFELKSEGYARVYYFPEAEGLVPTQIPEETKEWSVGEQALTFADAVSLLSSFAYSRRSGKEVDWDTYNELRAEFGCDAALHGDDHMKMLGYADEIQNEMEPECELYSRGIDVDVQEELSEEEEAELVRNAADHWVLLFQMGTVEDDETELMYGDCGLIYFWIRKEDLAARNFDNVRLILQCG, encoded by the coding sequence ATGAAGACAGCACAGGAATATATAGAGGAGCGCAGCTTTTTCGAGGCGATAAAGACACTGAACGAGACTCCGGAAGTCGATCGTGATGCGCTCTGGAACTACCGCATGGGCTATGCCCTGTACTTTTATGCGATCAATCGGTATCCGAAGCTCTGTGTTCTGCGTTTGGCTCTCGGCTATTTGGAGCGTGCAGACGAGGATACGGCAAGCAAGGCGGAGATCGAGCGCGTCTTCTATGGAAAGCCCGGCGGCATGACGGCGCGGTGCCAAGAGGCGGTTGAAAACAAGCACGGCTGGTATGCGGAGGAGCCCGCCTCTATGAGTGTGGAGCAGCTCGTGCGTGAGGCTCAGGCAGAGCACGAGCGTGTGCGCCGTGAGGTGACGGCGTTCTTTGAACGTACACAGCGGCGCGAGATTGCGATCTCGCATCATCCTGCACAGGAAAAACTCCCCGTTGGCGCGAGCAAGTTCTACGGAACGCCTGACCTGCCCGCAGATTTTGACTGGCCGTACTATAAGGGAACGGACTTCGAGGGGGTGACGAAGAACCGCCCGCTTGCCTTTCTCGCGCAGATCAATCTTGGTGAAGCCGCGCAGTATGACCGTACAGGTCTCCTGCCGAAGACAGGTGTGCTCAGCTTCTTCTATGAGACCGTGTCAATGGAGTGGGGCTTTGAACTAAAGTCTGAGGGATATGCGCGCGTCTATTATTTCCCCGAGGCGGAGGGGCTTGTCCCGACACAGATTCCGGAGGAAACGAAGGAGTGGAGTGTGGGCGAGCAGGCGCTGACCTTTGCGGATGCCGTCAGTCTCCTGTCGTCTTTTGCATACAGCCGCAGGAGCGGGAAAGAGGTGGATTGGGACACCTACAACGAACTGCGGGCGGAGTTCGGCTGTGACGCTGCATTGCATGGGGATGATCACATGAAGATGCTCGGCTATGCCGACGAGATTCAGAATGAAATGGAGCCGGAGTGCGAACTCTACAGCAGAGGCATTGACGTGGATGTGCAGGAAGAGCTCTCCGAAGAGGAGGAAGCGGAACTTGTGAGAAATGCTGCAGATCATTGGGTGCTGCTGTTTCAGATGGGCACCGTCGAGGACGATGAAACGGAGCTCATGTACGGCGACTGCGGTCTGATTTACTTCTGGATTCGGAAGGAGGACCTTGCCGCGCGCAATTTCGACAACGTCCGCCTGATCCTGCAGTGCGGGTGA
- a CDS encoding TRAP transporter permease, producing MTDHKTAEAVLKKYDRESNTVHYAGLPKKIVAAIAITFSVFQLYTATFGILDAQLQRAVHLGFGLALAYLLYPFRRAWTRDSFFHPIDVIFAVLGAAAPAYIVIQYRELVTRAGSVSTADAVVGGIGILLVIEATRRVVGLPMVTVVLFFLAYAFLGPYMPGVLAHRGLSIEQLVSHLYFTTEGIFGIPLGVSSTFIFLFILFGAYLESTGLGKFFIDLANAVAGWASGGPAKVAVLSSGLMGTVSGSSVANVVGTGSLTIPMMKKLGYHPNFAGAVEAAASTGGQLMPPVMGAAAFLMAEFVGVSYIEVVKAAAIPALLYFTGVWLGVHFEAKRKNLKGIPRNELPNSLTLIKERGHLAIPLVVIVYLLVSGYTPMRAALVAIVLSITCAMLRKSTRMKPIEIVYGLERGAKAVLGVLIACAAAGIIIGVVTKTGVGLRLASGLIEMAGGMLLPAMFFTMITAIVLGMGVPTTANYVITSTIAAPALVQMGVPILAAHMFVFYFGIIADVTPPVALAAYAGAGISGGNALRTGVHASKLAVAAFIIPYIFVLSPVILMVDATPFALIMTTLTALAGMVAVSSALCGFLADHCRAYERLLLIIAGLLMIKPGGMTDMIGFAVFAVILAVQYTRAKRAAA from the coding sequence GCCTGCCGAAGAAAATCGTCGCCGCGATTGCCATCACATTTTCCGTTTTCCAGCTCTATACGGCAACCTTCGGCATCCTCGACGCGCAGCTCCAGCGTGCCGTCCACCTCGGCTTCGGACTTGCGCTCGCCTATCTCCTCTATCCCTTTCGGCGCGCGTGGACACGGGACAGCTTCTTTCACCCGATCGATGTGATCTTCGCCGTTCTCGGCGCGGCGGCACCTGCCTACATCGTCATCCAGTACCGTGAGCTCGTGACACGCGCAGGCTCTGTGTCAACGGCGGATGCCGTCGTCGGCGGCATCGGTATCCTGCTCGTCATTGAGGCGACGCGGCGCGTTGTGGGGCTGCCGATGGTGACCGTCGTTCTCTTCTTCCTCGCGTACGCTTTCCTCGGACCTTATATGCCGGGTGTGCTGGCACACCGAGGCCTCTCGATCGAGCAGCTCGTCAGCCATCTCTACTTCACGACAGAGGGCATCTTCGGCATTCCGCTCGGTGTCTCCTCGACCTTTATCTTCCTCTTTATCCTCTTCGGTGCGTACCTTGAAAGTACGGGGCTCGGCAAGTTCTTCATCGACCTCGCGAACGCAGTCGCGGGCTGGGCGAGCGGCGGCCCTGCGAAGGTTGCCGTGCTGTCGAGCGGACTGATGGGCACGGTCTCAGGCAGCTCCGTCGCGAACGTCGTCGGCACGGGTTCGCTTACGATCCCGATGATGAAGAAGCTCGGCTACCATCCGAACTTCGCGGGCGCGGTCGAGGCGGCGGCCTCCACGGGCGGGCAGCTCATGCCTCCGGTTATGGGTGCAGCGGCATTCCTCATGGCGGAGTTCGTCGGCGTTTCCTACATCGAGGTCGTCAAGGCGGCGGCGATCCCCGCACTCCTCTACTTTACGGGTGTGTGGCTCGGTGTGCATTTCGAGGCGAAGCGCAAGAACCTCAAAGGAATCCCGCGCAACGAACTGCCGAATTCGTTGACCCTCATCAAGGAACGCGGGCACCTCGCGATCCCGCTCGTCGTCATTGTCTATCTCCTCGTATCGGGCTACACGCCCATGCGTGCGGCGCTTGTCGCGATCGTCCTCTCCATCACCTGTGCCATGCTGCGAAAATCTACGCGCATGAAGCCGATCGAGATCGTCTACGGGCTCGAGCGTGGTGCAAAGGCGGTGCTCGGCGTGCTCATCGCGTGCGCAGCGGCGGGCATCATTATCGGTGTCGTCACGAAGACGGGTGTCGGGCTGCGCCTTGCCTCGGGGCTGATCGAGATGGCAGGGGGGATGCTCCTGCCCGCGATGTTCTTCACCATGATCACGGCAATCGTGCTCGGCATGGGCGTGCCGACCACGGCGAACTACGTCATCACCTCGACCATCGCTGCGCCTGCACTCGTGCAGATGGGCGTTCCCATCCTTGCGGCGCACATGTTCGTGTTCTACTTCGGCATCATTGCGGACGTGACACCGCCCGTCGCTCTCGCCGCCTACGCGGGAGCGGGCATCAGCGGAGGAAATGCGCTGAGGACGGGGGTGCACGCGTCAAAACTTGCCGTTGCGGCATTCATCATCCCGTACATCTTCGTGTTGTCTCCTGTCATTCTCATGGTGGATGCGACGCCGTTCGCCCTCATCATGACAACGCTGACCGCACTCGCGGGCATGGTCGCCGTCAGCTCGGCACTCTGCGGATTTCTTGCCGACCACTGCCGTGCTTATGAACGGCTGCTGCTCATCATTGCGGGACTCCTCATGATTAAGCCCGGCGGCATGACCGACATGATCGGTTTCGCTGTCTTTGCCGTGATTCTTGCGGTGCAGTACACGCGCGCAAAGAGGGCGGCGGCATGA
- a CDS encoding FecCD family ABC transporter permease encodes MGQYARMMAAGSVLAVLFFVLSLSVGRFYVPFDQVAAILASNFIELPITWDASMYNVVMVIRLPRVLGGILVGVALAVSGAAYQGVFRNDLVSPDLLGVSQGASVGACLAILVHLTLGGTAVAAFLGGIAAVTMTLMLPKLVQSRSRIVLVLCGIIVSGFMAAVIGLLKYLADPDTELADIVYWQLGSLAKVSWDNLLYVTPIIVFTLAGLLAMRWRMNVLSLSDQEAASFGVNVQRERLAVIALATLLTASAVCLSGTIGWIGLILPHLARMLVGGNHAHLLPATAVLAASFLMLADLLARTLTSAEVPLGILCGFVGTPFFAWILYRQRRYF; translated from the coding sequence ATGGGGCAATATGCACGTATGATGGCGGCGGGCAGTGTACTCGCCGTGCTGTTTTTCGTCCTCTCACTTTCGGTGGGACGGTTCTATGTCCCGTTCGATCAGGTGGCAGCAATTCTTGCATCGAATTTTATTGAACTTCCGATCACGTGGGATGCGTCGATGTATAACGTCGTCATGGTGATCCGTCTGCCGCGCGTGCTCGGCGGCATCCTCGTGGGAGTTGCGCTCGCGGTATCGGGTGCGGCGTATCAGGGTGTCTTCCGCAACGATCTCGTCTCGCCCGATCTGCTCGGTGTCTCGCAGGGCGCGAGCGTGGGCGCGTGCCTTGCGATTCTCGTGCATCTGACGCTCGGCGGGACGGCGGTCGCGGCATTCCTCGGCGGTATCGCGGCAGTTACAATGACACTCATGCTGCCAAAGCTCGTGCAGAGCCGCTCGCGCATTGTGCTTGTCCTCTGCGGCATCATTGTATCGGGTTTTATGGCGGCGGTGATCGGGCTGCTCAAATACCTCGCCGACCCCGATACGGAGCTGGCGGATATTGTCTACTGGCAGCTCGGCAGCCTTGCAAAGGTCTCGTGGGACAATCTGCTCTACGTCACGCCGATCATCGTCTTCACGCTTGCGGGGCTGCTTGCGATGCGCTGGCGCATGAATGTGCTTTCGCTCTCGGATCAGGAGGCGGCGAGCTTCGGCGTGAATGTGCAGCGCGAGCGTCTTGCCGTGATCGCGCTCGCAACCCTGCTGACAGCATCGGCGGTGTGCCTGAGCGGAACGATCGGCTGGATCGGGCTCATCCTGCCGCATCTGGCGCGGATGCTCGTCGGCGGCAACCACGCGCATCTCCTGCCCGCAACGGCGGTACTCGCCGCGTCCTTCCTGATGCTCGCCGATCTCCTCGCGCGTACGCTGACCTCTGCGGAGGTTCCGCTCGGGATTCTCTGCGGCTTTGTCGGCACACCGTTCTTTGCGTGGATTCTCTATCGCCAGCGGAGGTATTTCTGA
- a CDS encoding ABC transporter ATP-binding protein has translation MERAMLWLDDGSFRYRTDAPYIFEHISFSIKGGEVLALLGRNGVGKSTLLACLMGFQELTQGRIYTNGQNIYAMSPRERAREIAFVPQIISAESSFTVRDYVSFGATVRTGMFSAPSRADYAQTDAILEELGIAHIRDRQCRELSGGQRQLVAIGRALLQNTRLILMDEPTAALDVRNQVLVLQTIDSLRAKGYGVVFTTHLPEQALLLNSRVALCFGTHMDFYESVDEVRASHLEELYGTKLSLFHSNNVQRTVCVIPTL, from the coding sequence ATGGAGCGCGCAATGCTTTGGCTCGACGACGGTTCATTCCGCTACCGCACGGACGCGCCGTACATCTTCGAGCATATCTCGTTCTCAATCAAGGGCGGCGAGGTGCTCGCGCTCCTCGGGCGCAACGGTGTCGGCAAGTCCACGCTCCTCGCGTGCCTGATGGGATTTCAGGAGCTGACGCAGGGACGCATCTATACGAACGGGCAGAACATCTATGCGATGTCGCCGCGTGAGCGCGCGCGGGAGATCGCGTTCGTGCCGCAGATCATCAGCGCGGAGAGCTCGTTTACGGTGCGTGACTATGTGTCCTTCGGCGCGACGGTGCGCACGGGGATGTTCTCCGCGCCGAGCAGGGCGGACTATGCGCAGACGGATGCGATTCTCGAGGAGCTCGGCATTGCGCACATTCGCGACCGCCAGTGCAGGGAGCTCAGCGGCGGGCAGCGGCAGCTGGTCGCCATCGGGCGCGCACTGCTTCAAAATACGAGGCTGATCCTTATGGACGAGCCGACGGCGGCACTCGACGTGCGCAATCAGGTGCTCGTCCTGCAGACAATCGACAGTCTGCGTGCAAAGGGCTACGGTGTGGTCTTTACAACGCATCTGCCCGAGCAGGCACTGCTGCTGAACAGCCGCGTCGCGCTCTGTTTCGGCACGCATATGGATTTTTACGAATCCGTGGACGAGGTGCGGGCATCGCATCTGGAGGAGCTGTACGGGACGAAGCTGAGCCTTTTCCACAGCAACAATGTGCAGCGTACGGTCTGTGTGATTCCAACACTATAG